The following proteins come from a genomic window of Gimesia chilikensis:
- a CDS encoding N,N-dimethylformamidase beta subunit family domain-containing protein, whose protein sequence is MISTFSRVWLLLVFTTLLAVPVTAAEDDAGSIFIEGYTNQLSYQPGEKIQFHLNSSEPQYSIEITRLGAENKTVYKETRQNGAAHPVPEDASSNGCHWPAAFELTVPDSWASGYYSVRLAVRDGGGKFIQRNSRSAESSLFFIVRPQQPGSQTKILIQLSTNTYNAYNNWGGSSLYSYHGRNHLQGHRVSFDRPLAGQFSNWEYPFIAWAEQNGYQLDYAANSDLEFHPEILQHYKLVLSVGHDEYWSAPMRDHLEQYIKQGGNVAFFSGNSVCWQVRSEDDGRALTCWKQWYNQDPVFPTDDHSTLTTLWSHHLVNRPENQLTGVGFLYGGYHKSHGQFMDGSAAYRVHRPEHWIFEKTGIKQGDEFGGKDTIVGYECDGCQFVMQDGLPVPTHKDGTPKTFQILATCPAKWAPGDSLWYDRFEKDRVGAAVLGMYTNGGTVLTVGSTDWAHGLRGKDPIVQQITRNVLDRLSK, encoded by the coding sequence ATGATTTCAACGTTCTCACGTGTGTGGCTGCTGCTGGTTTTTACCACTCTGCTCGCGGTGCCTGTAACTGCTGCGGAAGACGATGCCGGTTCGATTTTTATCGAAGGCTATACGAATCAGTTGAGCTATCAGCCCGGCGAGAAGATTCAGTTCCACCTCAACAGTTCCGAACCGCAGTATTCGATTGAGATCACCCGCCTGGGAGCCGAGAACAAAACGGTTTATAAAGAGACGCGTCAGAACGGAGCCGCTCATCCCGTGCCTGAAGATGCTTCATCAAACGGCTGTCACTGGCCGGCGGCGTTTGAGCTGACGGTTCCCGATTCCTGGGCCAGTGGTTATTACAGTGTGCGTCTGGCGGTACGCGACGGGGGTGGTAAATTTATTCAGCGGAATTCCCGTTCGGCTGAGTCGAGCCTGTTTTTCATTGTCCGTCCCCAGCAGCCCGGCTCTCAAACGAAAATCCTGATTCAACTCTCGACCAACACTTACAATGCCTATAACAACTGGGGCGGCTCGAGCCTGTACAGCTACCATGGTCGCAATCATCTGCAGGGGCACCGCGTTTCGTTTGATCGTCCGTTGGCAGGTCAGTTTTCGAACTGGGAATATCCGTTCATCGCCTGGGCCGAGCAGAATGGGTACCAGTTGGACTACGCCGCCAACAGCGATCTGGAATTTCATCCCGAAATTTTGCAGCATTACAAACTGGTTCTCAGTGTGGGCCATGATGAATACTGGTCTGCCCCGATGCGCGATCATCTGGAGCAGTACATTAAACAGGGAGGCAATGTTGCCTTCTTCAGTGGAAATTCAGTCTGCTGGCAGGTGCGGAGTGAAGACGACGGTCGCGCCCTGACCTGCTGGAAACAGTGGTACAACCAGGATCCTGTTTTTCCGACGGACGATCACAGCACCCTGACCACGCTCTGGAGTCATCACCTGGTCAATCGGCCGGAAAATCAACTGACGGGCGTGGGCTTTCTGTACGGCGGCTATCATAAGAGCCACGGTCAGTTCATGGATGGTTCCGCCGCCTATCGCGTGCATCGTCCCGAACACTGGATCTTTGAGAAAACGGGGATCAAGCAGGGTGACGAATTCGGAGGGAAAGACACGATTGTCGGTTACGAATGCGACGGATGTCAGTTTGTGATGCAGGACGGTCTGCCTGTGCCGACCCATAAAGATGGCACTCCGAAGACCTTTCAGATCCTGGCGACCTGTCCGGCGAAATGGGCTCCCGGTGACAGCCTGTGGTACGATCGCTTCGAGAAAGACCGGGTCGGCGCCGCTGTGCTGGGGATGTATACCAACGGTGGGACCGTGCTGACGGTGGGGAGTACCGACTGGGCACACGGCTTGCGCGGGAAAGATCCGATCGTCCAGCAGATCACCAGGAACGTCCTCGACCGGTTGTCGAAGTGA
- a CDS encoding xylose operon transcription regulator XylR, which produces MRFPERRKIALLIQTSSDWSRQIIQGIADYAFEQGGWDFWIEFRGLKERLQIPASWHGHGTICRLTDARIRQSIIGRRLPAVNVSWLGTHSARIPKVVSDERACARMAADFFLNKGFRSFGYIGADPNLKYPPTIQHDFESAVSEAGGVCYDFPYYELTKEADYEQQQHRLKEWLRELPKPVALLVWSSKVGREVATVCVNHHLEIPDQVAILSIEHDPLMSALSPVPLSCINQGPHVVGHAAAQLLDQMIQGQPAPKRPVLIPPLSIEERASTDTLFADDDLVREAIQLIRQQAHLPLQVTDLTQRLNVSRRILEHRFQKALHRSPASEIRQAKLNRITRLLRETNLTISQIAERCGFQHQEAMIRMFGREMGMSPREYRQSSHTLR; this is translated from the coding sequence ATGAGATTTCCTGAACGTCGAAAAATCGCACTCCTGATCCAGACCTCCAGCGACTGGAGCCGCCAGATCATTCAGGGTATTGCCGACTATGCTTTCGAGCAGGGGGGCTGGGACTTCTGGATTGAATTCCGGGGGCTCAAAGAACGACTGCAGATTCCCGCCTCGTGGCACGGGCACGGCACCATCTGTCGATTGACCGACGCACGCATTCGTCAGTCGATTATCGGGCGGCGTCTGCCCGCGGTGAACGTCTCCTGGTTGGGAACGCATTCCGCCCGCATTCCGAAAGTCGTTTCAGACGAACGCGCCTGTGCCCGCATGGCGGCGGACTTCTTCCTTAACAAGGGCTTTCGTTCGTTTGGCTATATTGGTGCCGACCCCAATCTGAAATACCCTCCCACCATTCAGCACGATTTTGAATCGGCAGTCAGCGAGGCAGGGGGCGTCTGTTATGATTTTCCTTATTACGAACTGACGAAGGAAGCCGACTACGAACAGCAGCAGCATCGACTCAAAGAATGGTTGCGGGAGCTGCCCAAGCCGGTCGCGTTGCTGGTCTGGTCGAGTAAAGTGGGACGCGAAGTGGCAACGGTCTGCGTGAACCATCATCTGGAAATCCCGGACCAGGTGGCGATCCTCAGTATCGAACACGACCCACTGATGTCGGCGCTGTCGCCGGTACCATTGTCCTGCATCAACCAGGGACCGCACGTTGTCGGTCATGCCGCGGCGCAGTTGCTGGATCAGATGATTCAGGGGCAGCCCGCGCCGAAGAGGCCGGTGCTGATTCCTCCCCTGTCCATCGAAGAACGGGCTTCCACAGATACGCTGTTCGCCGATGACGATCTGGTTCGCGAGGCGATCCAGCTGATTCGTCAGCAGGCACATCTCCCCCTGCAGGTCACCGATCTCACGCAGCGGCTGAATGTCTCGCGTCGTATTCTGGAACATCGTTTTCAGAAGGCCCTGCATCGCTCGCCGGCCAGTGAAATTCGCCAGGCGAAGCTGAACCGGATTACCCGCCTGCTGAGGGAGACCAACCTCACGATCTCGCAGATCGCGGAACGCTGTGGCTTTCAGCATCAGGAAGCGATGATTCGCATGTTCGGGCGCGAGATGGGCATGTCGCCCCGGGAATATCGTCAGTCGAGTCATACGCTGCGCTGA
- a CDS encoding GNAT family N-acetyltransferase yields the protein METTRLILRRWCEEDIAPFVELNKDPRVMQYYPSTLTSEQSVQMVEDIRTHFEEYGFGLWAVEIKDQTSFAGFIGLAVPQFTAFFTPCIEILWRLATPYWNQGYATEGAHAVLDFGFDECNLKQIVSFTVPSNIASRRVMEKIGMSYIDNFDHPGLPDNDPLQRHVLYSINRSERDGLLPN from the coding sequence GTGGAAACGACTCGGCTGATTTTACGACGGTGGTGCGAGGAAGACATCGCACCTTTCGTCGAGCTCAATAAAGACCCACGCGTCATGCAGTATTATCCATCCACGCTGACTTCCGAGCAGAGCGTGCAGATGGTGGAAGATATCCGAACACACTTTGAAGAATATGGCTTCGGCTTATGGGCCGTCGAAATTAAAGACCAGACTTCCTTCGCCGGTTTCATCGGCCTGGCGGTTCCCCAGTTCACCGCGTTTTTTACTCCCTGCATCGAGATCCTCTGGCGACTGGCAACCCCCTACTGGAACCAGGGATACGCTACGGAAGGCGCACACGCCGTGCTCGACTTTGGCTTTGATGAATGCAACCTGAAACAGATCGTCTCATTCACGGTCCCCTCCAACATCGCTTCCCGCCGCGTGATGGAAAAAATCGGCATGTCGTATATCGACAACTTCGATCATCCCGGACTGCCCGACAATGATCCACTGCAGCGGCATGTGCTCTACAGTATCAACCGTTCAGAACGCGATGGACTCCTGCCGAACTAG
- a CDS encoding TIGR03364 family FAD-dependent oxidoreductase, which yields MSTQTYQRKYDVIVIGGGVLGAFHAYFAMQRGWKTLLIERDIFPQQASVRNFGLIIPSAMPPGIWRDRALASSEIYEELTRQLGIPLRQAGTQYLAHTEAEADFLKQLADTQQDTLCPAKFLNAEETIRSSCCLNPEFCTGSLFFPQDLQLDPGQFFRELINWIACTSDCDYLPKTTAVSVRERSSHCQVKIADGRTFHAQQVIVCSGADLQTLFPEAYIERNVQYCKLQMLKISNPENRTLGTSIASPIALTRYPAFLNAQFLQGINLAGPEPTLQEHGIQIWMTQNQDNEFILGDSHAYSVDPPPERMSAEVEELIINYARKMFMKLDFQVTDRWCGIYTEEKSAGLFHKQQGERIQLLTGIGGKGMTTGPGLAKENIGQLSL from the coding sequence ATGTCGACTCAAACTTACCAGCGAAAATATGATGTCATCGTCATCGGCGGTGGCGTACTTGGTGCGTTTCATGCGTACTTTGCCATGCAGCGGGGCTGGAAAACCCTGCTCATCGAACGGGACATCTTTCCCCAGCAGGCATCCGTCCGTAATTTTGGCCTGATCATTCCCAGTGCCATGCCCCCCGGAATCTGGCGCGATCGTGCTCTGGCTTCCTCGGAAATTTACGAAGAGCTGACCCGCCAGCTAGGGATCCCCCTGCGACAGGCGGGCACACAGTATCTGGCACACACGGAAGCGGAAGCCGACTTCCTGAAACAACTCGCTGACACGCAACAGGACACTCTCTGTCCCGCGAAGTTCCTCAACGCCGAGGAGACCATCCGTTCGAGCTGCTGTCTGAATCCGGAATTCTGCACGGGCAGTCTCTTCTTCCCCCAGGATCTGCAACTCGACCCTGGCCAGTTTTTTCGCGAACTCATCAACTGGATTGCCTGCACCTCGGACTGCGATTACCTGCCGAAAACCACGGCGGTCTCGGTGCGGGAACGGAGCAGTCACTGCCAGGTCAAAATCGCAGACGGCAGAACCTTTCATGCACAACAGGTGATTGTCTGCTCCGGCGCTGATCTGCAGACACTGTTTCCCGAAGCGTACATCGAACGCAACGTGCAGTACTGCAAGCTGCAGATGCTCAAAATTTCTAATCCGGAAAACCGCACACTGGGTACCAGTATCGCCTCACCAATCGCGCTGACCAGGTATCCCGCATTCCTGAACGCTCAGTTTTTGCAGGGTATCAATCTGGCGGGCCCCGAACCCACGCTGCAGGAACATGGCATTCAGATCTGGATGACACAGAACCAGGACAACGAATTCATCCTCGGCGATTCGCATGCGTACTCGGTCGATCCCCCTCCCGAACGCATGTCGGCTGAGGTGGAAGAACTCATCATAAATTATGCGCGAAAGATGTTCATGAAACTGGATTTTCAGGTCACAGACCGCTGGTGCGGCATTTATACTGAGGAGAAGTCTGCAGGCCTGTTCCACAAACAGCAGGGCGAGCGCATTCAGCTTCTCACCGGCATCGGCGGCAAAGGAATGACGACGGGACCAGGTCTGGCAAAAGAAAATATCGGTCAACTCTCTCTTTGA
- a CDS encoding MFS transporter, whose protein sequence is MSKNPNRNWQLMTLTSLFLGYVGYYICRSNLAVATPLLLDEETGLGITKIQIGTVASVGVMLYAFGKIINGYLADFLGGRQMFLTGMLCSILFSVFFGLAGGLALFIVIWAGNRFVQSMGWVALVKTASRWYPVQWHATVMAILSLSFLFGDAFARVYLGSLIMLGEKYSSLSFMANWRTVFFVAAGTLTAIAVFVYFTLKSSPIDVGLEEPEANPLNVFGAEGNHAQRISIKEVLKPLVASPLFWLICVMNFSLTLVRETFNFWTPTFLNEVAQFDIGSAAVGSMLFPLVGGCSALLAGILSDRLRGRHGRVVLPSLILLVLSLALLSTVDVTGKPYLALTLLSLVAFFLMAPYSFLSGVMAIDLGGKRGCSTVAGLVDSAGYLGAILSGHTVGMIAQYYGWKMAFGGLAGICCTAIIAGVIYWMIQEREMNLAQTLSEINPPEANDVTPG, encoded by the coding sequence ATGTCCAAGAACCCCAATCGCAACTGGCAGCTCATGACTCTGACGAGCCTGTTTCTCGGCTACGTCGGATATTACATCTGCCGGTCTAACCTGGCCGTCGCCACGCCACTGCTGCTGGATGAAGAAACCGGTCTGGGCATCACTAAAATCCAGATCGGCACCGTCGCCTCGGTCGGTGTCATGCTGTATGCCTTTGGAAAAATCATCAACGGCTACCTGGCCGACTTTCTCGGCGGTCGCCAGATGTTTTTGACGGGCATGCTCTGTTCGATTCTGTTTTCCGTATTTTTCGGACTGGCGGGCGGGCTGGCCCTGTTCATCGTCATCTGGGCCGGCAACCGCTTTGTGCAGTCCATGGGCTGGGTGGCTCTGGTCAAAACCGCATCGCGCTGGTATCCCGTCCAGTGGCATGCAACAGTGATGGCCATTCTTTCGCTCTCGTTTCTGTTTGGCGATGCCTTCGCCCGCGTCTACCTCGGCAGCCTGATCATGCTCGGAGAGAAATATAGTTCACTCAGTTTTATGGCCAACTGGCGCACCGTCTTCTTTGTCGCCGCAGGGACATTAACGGCGATCGCGGTCTTCGTGTACTTCACCCTGAAGTCGAGCCCCATCGATGTCGGCCTGGAAGAACCGGAAGCCAACCCGCTCAACGTCTTTGGGGCAGAAGGTAACCACGCGCAGCGGATTTCGATCAAAGAGGTACTCAAGCCCCTGGTCGCCAGTCCGCTGTTCTGGCTGATCTGCGTCATGAACTTCAGCCTGACGCTGGTCCGTGAAACGTTTAATTTCTGGACACCGACCTTTTTGAATGAAGTAGCACAATTCGATATCGGATCGGCGGCGGTGGGCAGCATGCTGTTTCCGCTGGTAGGCGGTTGTTCGGCCCTGCTGGCCGGAATTCTTTCGGATCGACTGCGGGGCCGCCACGGTCGGGTCGTGTTACCCAGCCTGATTCTACTCGTGCTCTCGCTGGCCCTGTTGAGCACTGTCGATGTGACCGGCAAGCCTTACCTGGCATTAACGCTGTTGTCACTCGTCGCATTTTTCCTGATGGCCCCCTATTCCTTCCTGTCCGGCGTGATGGCCATCGACCTGGGAGGCAAACGGGGCTGTTCGACCGTCGCGGGACTCGTCGATTCCGCCGGCTACCTGGGTGCCATCCTGTCCGGACATACGGTCGGCATGATTGCCCAGTACTACGGCTGGAAGATGGCCTTCGGCGGACTGGCCGGCATCTGCTGTACCGCCATCATTGCCGGCGTCATTTACTGGATGATCCAGGAACGTGAAATGAACCTGGCGCAAACCCTGTCCGAAATCAATCCCCCGGAGGCAAACGATGTCACCCCTGGTTGA